One window of Lawsonibacter asaccharolyticus genomic DNA carries:
- a CDS encoding D-aminoacylase yields the protein MYDLILRGGTVVDGKRSQPYAADICIREGRIARIAPEGGEEAREVVDVSGLAVAPGFIDIHTHSDACPLVDYEPESKLHQGITTEITGNCGISILPSTPESRDEIGRYFFSQLELPAGSLPQLGVSGLEEYARMVADHGCAANYGQLVGHGTLRGAVMGFVDRDPEPEEMEQLKDLLERELKAGAFGMSLGLIYPPSAFCKSEELVELAKVLKKYDALLTVHMRNEGPRIFQAVDEMIDITRRSGVHLQISHLKLMGKPQWGRSQELLDKIEAARQEGMTITCDQYPYTATSTSMTALLPKWAHDGGVSALVARVKAPDQRLKDETAAEMEDRGGPAHVMVSGTHGYHPEWEGRTVAELAEELGLSPVDTVMHVLSACEGSVACIYFCINEDDMLNIMRDMRIALGSDGYGFSYDRSITRTNPHPRSFGTFPRFLELARDHRLMPLEDAVYKITGLPADILGLKDRGTLEEGRIADITVFDPEQVRDLSEYTDSVKKPAGIRHVLVGGTFALKDGAATGSRTGTVLKKV from the coding sequence ATGTATGATCTGATCCTGCGGGGCGGCACGGTGGTGGACGGGAAGCGTTCCCAGCCCTATGCCGCTGACATCTGCATCCGGGAGGGACGCATCGCCCGCATCGCCCCGGAGGGCGGCGAGGAGGCCCGGGAGGTGGTGGACGTGTCCGGACTGGCGGTGGCCCCCGGCTTCATCGACATCCACACTCACTCTGACGCCTGCCCCCTGGTGGACTATGAGCCGGAGAGCAAGCTACACCAGGGCATCACCACCGAGATCACCGGCAACTGCGGCATCTCCATCCTGCCCAGCACGCCGGAGAGCCGGGACGAGATCGGCCGCTACTTCTTCAGCCAGCTGGAGCTGCCCGCCGGGAGCCTGCCCCAGCTGGGAGTGTCCGGCCTGGAGGAGTACGCCCGGATGGTGGCGGACCACGGCTGCGCCGCCAACTACGGCCAGCTGGTGGGCCACGGCACCCTGCGGGGGGCGGTGATGGGCTTTGTGGACCGGGACCCTGAACCGGAGGAGATGGAGCAGCTGAAGGACCTGCTGGAGCGGGAGCTGAAGGCGGGCGCCTTCGGTATGTCCCTGGGGCTGATCTATCCCCCCAGCGCCTTCTGCAAGAGCGAGGAGCTGGTGGAGCTGGCCAAAGTGCTGAAGAAGTACGACGCCCTGCTCACCGTCCACATGCGCAACGAGGGGCCCCGCATCTTCCAGGCAGTGGATGAGATGATCGACATCACCCGCCGCTCCGGGGTGCACCTGCAGATCTCTCACCTGAAGCTGATGGGCAAGCCCCAGTGGGGCCGCTCCCAGGAGCTACTGGACAAGATCGAGGCGGCCCGGCAGGAGGGGATGACCATCACCTGTGACCAGTACCCCTACACTGCCACCTCCACCTCCATGACCGCCCTGCTGCCCAAGTGGGCCCACGACGGCGGCGTGTCCGCCCTGGTGGCCCGGGTCAAGGCCCCCGACCAGCGGCTGAAGGACGAGACGGCGGCGGAGATGGAGGACCGGGGCGGCCCGGCCCATGTGATGGTCTCCGGCACCCACGGCTACCACCCGGAGTGGGAGGGCAGGACCGTGGCGGAGCTGGCGGAGGAGCTGGGGCTGTCCCCGGTGGACACAGTGATGCATGTGCTGTCCGCCTGCGAGGGCTCGGTGGCCTGCATCTACTTCTGCATCAACGAGGACGACATGCTGAACATCATGAGGGACATGCGCATCGCACTGGGCAGCGACGGATACGGCTTCTCCTATGACCGGTCCATCACCCGGACCAACCCCCATCCCCGCAGCTTCGGCACCTTCCCCCGCTTCCTGGAGCTGGCCCGGGACCACAGGCTGATGCCCCTGGAGGACGCGGTGTACAAGATCACCGGCCTGCCGGCGGACATCCTGGGCCTGAAGGACCGGGGCACCCTGGAGGAGGGCCGGATCGCCGACATCACGGTCTTTGACCCGGAGCAGGTGCGGGACCTGTCGGAGTACACCGACTCGGTGAAAAAGCCGGCGGGCATCCGCCACGTGCTGGTGGGGGGCACCTTCGCCCTGAAGGACGGCGCGGCTACCGGCTCCAGAACGGGCACGGTGCTGAAGAAGGTCTGA
- a CDS encoding haloacid dehalogenase: MFQNVIFDLDGTLLNTIDDLADAANWVCARHGWPLHTVEEYKRFVGNGIPRLVERFAPAPERTPEGLARALEEFSERYGAHRADKTAPYAGMPEAVERLRAAGVRTAVLSNKAHALAGPVVEDYYPGQFPWVQGALPGLPTKPDPTLLHRLMEQMGASPEDTLFVGDSDVDIRTARNGGLTSCGVLWGFRGRAELEAEGADCLARTPEELVKAVLGDG, from the coding sequence ATGTTCCAAAATGTGATCTTTGATCTGGACGGCACTCTGCTCAATACCATAGACGACCTGGCGGATGCGGCCAACTGGGTGTGCGCCCGGCACGGGTGGCCCCTCCACACGGTGGAGGAGTACAAGCGCTTCGTGGGCAACGGGATACCCCGGCTGGTGGAGCGCTTTGCTCCGGCCCCGGAGCGGACGCCGGAGGGGCTGGCCCGGGCCCTGGAGGAGTTCTCGGAGCGCTATGGCGCCCACAGGGCGGACAAGACCGCCCCCTACGCCGGGATGCCGGAGGCGGTGGAGCGGCTGAGGGCGGCGGGGGTGCGGACGGCGGTGCTGTCCAACAAGGCCCACGCGCTGGCGGGCCCGGTGGTGGAGGACTACTACCCGGGGCAGTTCCCCTGGGTGCAGGGGGCCCTGCCCGGCCTGCCCACCAAGCCGGACCCCACCCTGCTGCACCGGCTGATGGAGCAGATGGGGGCCTCCCCGGAGGATACTCTGTTCGTGGGGGACAGCGATGTGGACATCCGCACCGCCAGGAACGGCGGCCTGACCAGCTGCGGCGTGCTGTGGGGCTTCCGCGGACGGGCGGAGCTGGAGGCGGAGGGGGCCGACTGTCTGGCCCGGACGCCGGAGGAGCTGGTAAAGGCGGTGCTGGGAGATGGCTGA
- a CDS encoding acetyltransferase, with protein MAETILETDRLILREMTDRDFPALCRMLQDRSVMYAYEHAFSDQEAWEWLRRQQARYRKDGFGLWAAVERTSGEMVGQCGLTWQGLGDGTRIPEVGYLLERTAWHKGYAVEAARACRDHAFSALKFEEVFSIIRDSNLASQRVARCIGMEERGSFIKHYYGMDMLHIVFSVRQGEQLPPAGSP; from the coding sequence ATGGCTGAGACTATTTTAGAGACTGACCGACTGATACTGCGGGAAATGACGGACAGAGATTTTCCTGCCCTGTGCCGGATGCTTCAGGATCGGTCAGTAATGTACGCCTATGAGCATGCCTTTTCAGACCAGGAGGCTTGGGAATGGCTTCGCCGCCAGCAGGCGCGGTATCGAAAGGATGGCTTCGGCCTGTGGGCAGCAGTGGAGAGAACATCCGGAGAGATGGTGGGCCAGTGCGGACTCACTTGGCAGGGGCTGGGAGATGGCACACGGATACCCGAGGTTGGCTATCTTCTGGAGCGGACGGCCTGGCACAAGGGCTACGCCGTTGAGGCGGCCCGGGCCTGCCGGGACCATGCCTTTTCAGCCCTGAAATTTGAGGAGGTATTCTCCATCATCCGGGACAGCAACCTTGCATCCCAAAGAGTAGCTCGGTGCATCGGGATGGAGGAGCGGGGCTCTTTCATAAAGCACTACTATGGGATGGATATGCTCCACATCGTGTTCTCCGTCCGGCAGGGGGAACAGCTTCCGCCTGCTGGAAGCCCTTGA
- a CDS encoding D-aminoacylase — MYDLILRGGTVVDGTRSRPYAADVCIRDGRIARIAPDAGEEAREVVDVSGLTVAPGFIDIHSHSDACPLLSFQPESKLFQGITTEITGNCGTSILPSLPENSREIVQYFFDDTSMFSQVVLNEKDRSLDGLYGVEEYARAVAAHGCTANYGQLVGHGTLRGAVMGFVDRDPGPEEMERLKDLLERELRAGAFGMSLGLIYPPSAFCKREELVELAKVLKKYDALLTVHMRNEGPRIFQAVDEMLDITRRSGVHLQISHLKLMGRPQWGRSRELLDKLAAARREGLNVTCDQYPYTATSTSMTALVPKWAHDGGRAALLERLRDPSRQLKAEIAAEMEDRGGADRVMIAGTHGCRPEWEGRTVAELAEELKLSPADTVVHALDCCGGRVACIYFSIDEGDMLNIMKDMDIAVGSDGYGLSFDRSITITDPHPRSFGTFPRFLRLVREHQLMPLEDAVYKLTGLPADILGLRDRGTLAEGRIADITVFDAERVRDTSEFTDSVRKPEGICHVLVGGEFALRQGRSAGGRKGAVIRRESGGPV, encoded by the coding sequence TTGTATGATCTGATCCTGCGGGGCGGCACGGTGGTGGACGGAACGCGTTCCCGGCCCTATGCCGCCGACGTATGCATCCGGGACGGGCGCATCGCCCGCATCGCCCCGGATGCGGGGGAGGAGGCACGGGAGGTGGTGGACGTGTCCGGGCTGACGGTGGCCCCGGGCTTCATCGACATCCACAGCCACTCCGATGCCTGCCCCCTGCTCAGCTTCCAGCCGGAGAGCAAGCTCTTCCAGGGCATCACCACCGAGATCACCGGCAACTGCGGCACCTCCATCCTGCCCAGCCTGCCGGAGAACAGCCGGGAGATCGTCCAATACTTTTTTGATGACACCAGCATGTTCAGTCAGGTGGTCCTCAACGAGAAGGACCGGAGCCTGGACGGCCTGTACGGGGTGGAGGAGTATGCCCGGGCGGTGGCGGCCCACGGCTGCACCGCCAACTACGGCCAGCTGGTGGGCCACGGCACCCTGCGGGGGGCGGTGATGGGCTTCGTGGACCGGGACCCCGGCCCGGAGGAGATGGAGCGGCTGAAGGACCTGCTGGAGCGGGAGCTGAGGGCGGGCGCCTTCGGCATGTCCCTGGGGCTGATCTATCCCCCCAGCGCCTTCTGCAAGCGGGAGGAGCTGGTGGAGCTGGCCAAGGTGCTGAAGAAGTACGACGCCCTGCTCACCGTCCATATGCGCAACGAGGGGCCCCGCATCTTCCAGGCAGTGGACGAGATGCTGGACATCACCCGCCGCTCTGGAGTGCACCTGCAGATCTCCCACCTGAAGCTGATGGGCAGGCCCCAGTGGGGGCGCTCCCGGGAGCTGCTGGACAAGCTGGCGGCCGCCCGGCGGGAGGGGCTGAACGTCACCTGCGACCAGTACCCCTATACCGCCACCTCCACCTCTATGACCGCCCTGGTGCCCAAGTGGGCCCACGACGGAGGCCGCGCCGCCCTGCTGGAGCGGCTGCGGGACCCCTCCCGGCAGCTGAAGGCGGAGATCGCCGCCGAGATGGAGGACCGCGGCGGAGCGGACCGGGTGATGATCGCCGGCACTCACGGCTGCCGCCCGGAGTGGGAGGGCAGGACCGTGGCGGAGCTGGCGGAGGAGCTGAAGCTGTCCCCGGCGGACACAGTGGTCCACGCCCTGGACTGCTGCGGCGGCCGGGTGGCCTGCATCTACTTCTCCATCGATGAGGGCGACATGCTCAACATCATGAAGGACATGGACATTGCGGTGGGCAGCGACGGATACGGCCTGTCCTTTGACCGCTCCATTACCATCACCGACCCCCACCCCCGCAGCTTCGGCACCTTCCCCCGCTTCCTGCGGCTGGTGCGGGAGCACCAGCTGATGCCGCTGGAGGACGCGGTGTACAAGCTGACCGGCCTGCCGGCGGACATCCTGGGCCTGAGGGACCGGGGCACCCTGGCGGAGGGACGGATCGCCGATATCACAGTCTTTGACGCGGAGCGGGTCCGGGACACCTCGGAGTTCACCGATTCCGTGCGGAAGCCGGAGGGCATCTGCCACGTGCTGGTGGGGGGCGAATTCGCCCTGCGCCAGGGCAGGTCTGCCGGAGGGAGAAAGGGGGCGGTCATCCGGCGCGAGAGCGGAGGACCTGTCTGA
- a CDS encoding acetyltransferase: MDQITIRNMRVEEYATLKDLLYEAIYVPPGDAPPPRSVADRPELRVYFQGFGSGPLDRALAAVDGSRVVGSVWCRLMDDYGHIDDETPSLAAALYPEYRGQGIGTELLRAMMDALEREGVRQVSLSVQKGNPAVRLYRRVGFRIVRETEEEYIMVDRLGRASSGKEHAHAGQAGGRGGPIQPDRGQAGRAGDL; this comes from the coding sequence GTGGATCAGATCACCATTCGGAATATGCGGGTGGAGGAGTATGCGACGCTGAAGGACCTCCTCTATGAGGCGATCTACGTCCCGCCGGGGGACGCTCCGCCGCCCAGGTCGGTGGCAGACCGGCCGGAGCTGCGGGTCTATTTCCAAGGATTTGGAAGTGGACCGCTGGACCGGGCTCTGGCAGCGGTGGATGGGAGCCGGGTGGTGGGCAGTGTATGGTGCCGGCTTATGGATGACTACGGACATATCGACGATGAGACGCCCTCCCTTGCGGCGGCGCTGTATCCGGAGTACCGGGGCCAGGGCATCGGAACAGAGTTGCTGCGCGCCATGATGGATGCTTTGGAGCGGGAGGGGGTCCGTCAGGTCTCCCTGTCCGTGCAGAAGGGGAACCCGGCGGTCCGCCTGTATCGGAGAGTGGGATTCCGCATAGTACGGGAGACAGAAGAGGAATATATCATGGTGGACCGCCTGGGGCGGGCATCAAGCGGAAAGGAGCATGCCCATGCTGGACAAGCTGGCGGCCGTGGAGGCCCGATACAGCCAGATCGAGGCCAGGCTGGCCGCGCCGGAGACCTATGA
- a CDS encoding D-alanine--D-alanine ligase, with translation MKIVVLAGGLSPERNVSLSSGAMVSEALREQGHQVALVDLFFGTEGVEGPAEALYDAPVPQAFKRIGRQAPDLAQVRAARRDRSPSSIGPGVLELCAGADVVYLALHGACGEDGRIQAALDLLGVPYTGSGCLASAIAMDKDLTKRLVAGQVTTPAWRSVTVTEENLEELARQTRLPVVVKPVDSGSSIGVFIARDGQELRRALEESRKLGGRTVLEEYIQGREIQVAVLEDRALPSIEIIPKEGFYDYENKYQPGAALEVCPAQIPPEWEQRLGEAALAVFRTIGLSVYARADFIVTPDGTPYFLEINTLPGMTPTSLVPQEAAAVGIGYGALCQTIVEASLKARKGGA, from the coding sequence ATGAAGATCGTGGTATTGGCGGGCGGGCTCAGCCCGGAGCGCAACGTCTCCCTGTCCTCCGGCGCTATGGTGAGCGAGGCCCTGCGGGAGCAGGGCCATCAGGTGGCGCTGGTGGACCTGTTTTTCGGGACAGAGGGGGTGGAGGGCCCGGCAGAGGCCCTCTACGACGCCCCGGTGCCCCAAGCGTTCAAGCGGATCGGCCGGCAGGCCCCCGACCTGGCCCAGGTGCGCGCCGCCCGCCGGGACAGGAGCCCCTCGTCCATCGGCCCCGGGGTGCTGGAGCTGTGCGCCGGCGCGGACGTGGTCTATCTGGCCCTTCACGGCGCCTGCGGCGAGGACGGCCGCATCCAGGCGGCCCTGGATCTGCTGGGAGTGCCCTACACCGGCTCCGGCTGCCTGGCCAGCGCCATCGCCATGGATAAGGACCTGACCAAGCGCCTGGTGGCGGGTCAGGTCACCACCCCGGCCTGGCGCTCCGTCACCGTGACGGAGGAGAACCTGGAGGAGCTTGCCCGGCAGACCCGCCTGCCTGTGGTGGTCAAGCCGGTGGACAGCGGCTCCTCCATCGGGGTCTTCATTGCCCGGGACGGACAGGAGCTGCGCCGGGCCCTGGAGGAGAGCCGGAAGCTGGGGGGCCGCACCGTGCTGGAGGAGTATATCCAGGGCAGGGAGATCCAGGTGGCGGTGCTGGAGGACCGGGCCCTGCCCTCCATCGAGATCATCCCCAAGGAGGGCTTCTACGACTACGAGAACAAGTACCAGCCCGGCGCGGCCCTGGAGGTCTGCCCGGCCCAGATCCCCCCGGAGTGGGAGCAGCGGCTGGGGGAGGCGGCGCTGGCCGTCTTTCGGACCATCGGGCTGTCCGTGTACGCCCGGGCGGACTTTATCGTGACGCCGGACGGGACCCCCTATTTCCTGGAGATCAACACCCTGCCCGGCATGACCCCCACCAGTCTGGTGCCCCAGGAGGCGGCCGCGGTGGGCATCGGCTACGGCGCCCTGTGCCAGACCATCGTGGAGGCGTCTCTGAAAGCCAGAAAAGGAGGAGCCTGA